The genomic window CGTGGTGGTCGGTCGGTCCGGGTACGGGTCGCCGAGGAAGTCGCAGGCGCTCAACAGGAATATCATCAGCCACAACCAGGTCCACCGCATCGTGGCAAGTTAGTCGCCTGATACCTCATCCGGGAGCTTCTCGCCTAACCTGCCTGGGATGGTTGTGACGCTACGAAGCCGGGTTGACTCGTCTGTTCCGGTCCGGTTCTTCCGCCGATTGGGTGCGGCTGGACCATCCGTTCTGGCAGCCGCCATCGCCTATAACCTTTTCTTTGCCCTGGTTCCTGCTTTGGCGTCGGTTGTGGTGGCTGCCTCGGTGTTCGGTAGCTCAGATGAGGTCCTCGCCGAGAGTCTGGCAACTTTGAGTCGAGTCGCTCCTTCCGATACGGTCCGGTTTATCGGCCGGGTGCTCGAGGACGTCGCCCTGTCAGTGAATGAGGCCAAAGGACTCGTGGTCGCCGGAACCGGGATTGTGGCGCTGTGGCTCGGGTCGCGGGGTATCCACACCATTCAAGAAGTTCTGACGAGGATCGCCGAGTTGGAAGGGCGAAGGTCGTGGCTTGTTGCCAAACTGGTTTCCGTATTGCTCACCGCCGGCATTGCCGTGACGCTGGTGGTTTCCTCGTTGCTGGTCGTTGCCGGCGCCACGGTTGCCGAGCGACTGGATGGTCTGGTGGGTGCCGACTGGCCGGTCGAAGTCTGGAACAGGTCGTCCGTCCCGGTAGCTGCTTTCTGCTTCTTCCTGTTTCTGGCCGCTCTTTACCGGTGGGGTCCTCCCCAGAGGTTTCCTCGTATGTGGCTTGCCTCCTTGCTGTCAACGATCGGGATCGTCTTGGCCTCGCTCGGCTTTCGTCTTTATCTGGATCAGGCAGGTGCATCAGGTGCCACCATCCTGGCGATATTCGGGGCGGTGGCGGTCATGCTGATCTGGCTTTACGTGATTGCCTACGTCATCATCGTGTCTGGTTCGATCGCGGCCGCGGTGGCGCGCCGGCCTACCCAACGAGAAAGCCCAAACCAGGAGATGGCGGGCCAAGATGATTGATCCCGGGACCCGGCGAGGTATTCGCCTGCTTTTTTCGCTCTTGGTCGGCTACCGCCGCGAGGCGATCCTGTCGACCGTGTCGGCCTTCGTGTGGATGGTCATGGTCATCGTTGGTCCCTACCTGACCAAGTTGGTGATCGATCGTGCAATCGACGGGGATCGGCGTGACTTGTTGTTCCCGCTGGTTGGTGCGGTCCTCGCCGCCGGGGTTATCAAGGCGCTGGGGGTCGGTGGCCGGCGCTACTTTGCCTTCCTGTTGTCGTATCGGGCCGAGACCGACCTGAGAAACCGGATCTTCGAACATATCCAGAGGCTTGAGTTCACCTATCACGACGAGACCCCAACTGGTGAACTGATGTCACGAGCTTCGAGCGACCTCTCTCAGGTCCGTCTCGTCTATGCCATGCTGCCGATCACGATTGCGAACATGGCAATGTTCGTCGTCGTGGTCGCCGTCATGCTTTCCATCGACGTGACGTTGGGGGCGATCGTCTCGCTGGCGGTCCCGTTGCTCCTGTATATCGCCAATACCTATGCCCGTCGGGTAATCGACATCGCCACCGACGTCCAGCAGAAGCTCGCCGACAATACGGCCGTCATCGCTGAAGCCATCGGTGGGATCCGGGTGGTCAAGTCGTATGGTCAGGAGGCACAGGAGACGGCCAAGGTGCACCTGGCGGCGATCGGTATCTATGAGCGCTCCATGGAACTCATCAAGTATCGAGCAATCTTCATACCCCTCTTCGAGCTGGTTGCCCCGCTGGCGACCGCCGTGATCCTGGGTATGGGAGGGTTGCGGGTAATCGAGGGCGCCCTGACTCCGGGTGAGTTCTACCAGTTCGCCGAATACATGGTGATCCTCAATTTCCCGCTGAGGCTCACCGGGTGGTTTTTCGCGGAAATTCCGCGGGCCTCGGCGGCCGGGGGCCGGATACTTGAACTCTTGAAAACTGCCCCGGAGATCACCGATCCCAAGCAACCGGTTGACATCCCTCCCGGGCCGGGCGACATTCGTTTCTCTGACGTGTCTTTCCAGTATCCGGATGGGTCTCCGGTACTCGACGGTTTCGACTTTCACGTCCCCGGGGGGCGATCTGTCGCAGTTGTCGGAGCGACCGGTTCGGGCAAGACCACCGTTGCCTACCTGCTGGCCCGGTTCTATGACGTGACCGGCGGCAAGGTGCTACTTGACGGCGTTGATGTTCGCTCGGTGAGGCTCGATGATCTCCGCAACGAGGTGGCGGTCGTGTTCGAAGAAACTTTCCTGTTTTCAGCTTCCATTCGGGACAACATTGCCTTTGGCAACCCGGATGCCTCCGACGAGCAAGTGCGGCTGGCGGCTCGACTCGCTCAGGCGCACGAATTCATCACAGAAACGGCGAACGGCTACGACTCCATGATCGGGGAGCGGGGATATTCGCTGTCCGGTGGCCAGCGGCAACGCATCGCACTGGCGCGAGCCGTCTTGCGCGACCCCCGGGTACTCATACTCGACGACGCCACCTCGTCGGTGGACGCCGTGACCGAGGATGAGATCCGCGATGCCCTCAAAACCGTGATGGCCGGCCGAACCACCATCATCATCGCTCATCGTCCCTCGACGCTGTTGCTCGCCGATCAAGTGATCTTCATCGAAGAAGGCAAGGTGGTCGCCTCCGGGA from Acidimicrobiia bacterium includes these protein-coding regions:
- a CDS encoding YihY/virulence factor BrkB family protein, which translates into the protein MVVTLRSRVDSSVPVRFFRRLGAAGPSVLAAAIAYNLFFALVPALASVVVAASVFGSSDEVLAESLATLSRVAPSDTVRFIGRVLEDVALSVNEAKGLVVAGTGIVALWLGSRGIHTIQEVLTRIAELEGRRSWLVAKLVSVLLTAGIAVTLVVSSLLVVAGATVAERLDGLVGADWPVEVWNRSSVPVAAFCFFLFLAALYRWGPPQRFPRMWLASLLSTIGIVLASLGFRLYLDQAGASGATILAIFGAVAVMLIWLYVIAYVIIVSGSIAAAVARRPTQRESPNQEMAGQDD
- a CDS encoding ABC transporter ATP-binding protein, giving the protein MIDPGTRRGIRLLFSLLVGYRREAILSTVSAFVWMVMVIVGPYLTKLVIDRAIDGDRRDLLFPLVGAVLAAGVIKALGVGGRRYFAFLLSYRAETDLRNRIFEHIQRLEFTYHDETPTGELMSRASSDLSQVRLVYAMLPITIANMAMFVVVVAVMLSIDVTLGAIVSLAVPLLLYIANTYARRVIDIATDVQQKLADNTAVIAEAIGGIRVVKSYGQEAQETAKVHLAAIGIYERSMELIKYRAIFIPLFELVAPLATAVILGMGGLRVIEGALTPGEFYQFAEYMVILNFPLRLTGWFFAEIPRASAAGGRILELLKTAPEITDPKQPVDIPPGPGDIRFSDVSFQYPDGSPVLDGFDFHVPGGRSVAVVGATGSGKTTVAYLLARFYDVTGGKVLLDGVDVRSVRLDDLRNEVAVVFEETFLFSASIRDNIAFGNPDASDEQVRLAARLAQAHEFITETANGYDSMIGERGYSLSGGQRQRIALARAVLRDPRVLILDDATSSVDAVTEDEIRDALKTVMAGRTTIIIAHRPSTLLLADQVIFIEEGKVVASGTHMDLLERIPRYGAVLASSEVV